The Coffea arabica cultivar ET-39 chromosome 2c, Coffea Arabica ET-39 HiFi, whole genome shotgun sequence genome includes the window ataaaatttatattatataacaacacatctaacaaaaaagaaaaaaaaggtttccgaattcggtgaattaaaaatttaccaaattcCGAATCGAATTTggaatcgaaatcgaaatcggaattggtgaattcgaaattgaaatcgATCGGTAATTCctatgccaaaattccaaaaaatttcgaattcaaacttctgaattaccgaattcgaattcgatgcacACCCCTACCAAGAAACTAGAATTGAGATTATAgataaaaaattcataaacataaatcacataatacaAAAGTTTCAAAGATTGAACGTTTGAACTATTGAAATAACTAGATAGTTACCAACTTAAGTTCTAACTCTGCAACTAGTTGTACTGGACATGACAAactataaatcacaaaattgacTAGTAAAATAGTGTCaaaatttgagaatttttaaatattaacaTTATCTAATGATAAGGATAACCAATTAtagcaaaaatcaaaatttactctTAAAAGTAAGTACTGAATTAAAAGATTTTGTTGTGATAAGGATTATCTAATGAGAGCAAATCcattgaaacaaacaaacaatgacATCTATATAAATGTCAATTACAATCTCGTATTCAAATTAATATACATATCCAAACAATGCACTTGACGATAAAATAAAGAGGTGAGATCCAACACATTATTTAAAACACCAACATTGTTTAGAGTAGTTACAGTAGTTATATTGGCAAAATGTGATTAAGTAGTCAGagtaaaaattagtttttctttaaggataaaatagaaagtttgaaaaatgacataaaaatGTTTACACTAACTGCGATCTCTCTAACTTTATATGTTGAATAGATAGTAGCTTTTTAATTAGAATCAAAATTATAGATGATTTATTAGAAACATAATTAACACAATACTTCAAGTAACTATAATCGTGACATAATTAACCTAGaagattttaatttaaatttagaaattagaTAAGTAATCTTATATGTAACATGGTGACTTTTAAATTAATATCGAATTTGTAGATGAGTAATCATAAACTTAATTAACATAGTACTTCAAGAAACTAGAATTGAGCTTGTAgataaaataatcataaattttagaagaaaatactcttctctttgaataataaaaaatttagagtagCAAGTATTAATCTCTTTTCCTTggtaatcttattaatattgaaaatatatatatatatatatatatatatatatatatatatatatatatataaagattagaatggagagagagagacacagagagagagagagagacctaGAATGTGTCTTTTGCGCTAATATAATATTAAGTATCAATCATTcattgacttttctttttctttacttaCAATTGATCATTAATTCATTTTGCATACTCTCAAAACATTAAACTCGTGGTTTGGGATTGCATCGTATATTTCatgaattttcacaaaaaaaatgatCTACACAAATTATGGCATGCATCTAGGTAtttagtgtatacactatcaatttaatttagattaatatttttttataccATCCATCCAATATTTGGGAGCATCACTAAGTGTTGTTAATACACATTTTTCATCTATTAAATTCCTTTTGTGTCTTACTATTAAGAGTATTTAATATTTCCTCACATATATAAAAGTTACGGTTTCTTGAGTAGTTttgttaattaattatttaccaATTACTCACCCTCCTTTCTGtgcctttcttttgtttttaagcACTTCATTTGTAAATTTTCAGTTAATGTTAGTAATTACCAAATAAGTAAATACCGTACAAAAATCACCATATCATAAAAATTCTTttacaaattaaatttcaaattgaaaaaccaattttcatgaaaaaatacatttttaaatgaccataaaattaattatttctaCATACATAGGGAAACTTAATGCAACAGTGGTAGAATTTAAGTGATTCTTTgactttgttcttttatttatttatttatttattgcttAAGTTTATCAATTATTGATCCATTTTTCACTCTCTTATAAtattaagtttaaaaaaattagcATCTACACCAACCAATTTATATCAATGTTGCTGTCCACTGCTTCAGGTAATATAAACTTTGCCGGTTACCTTTGGGATCCAAACAAATAGACAAAGATGCCTATGCTGAGTTGTCATCTTAGCAATAGTTCTGCCTACGGTGCATCATttgggatcctcggtgacatgttttctgTGCCAATCCAATGTCACCTATAGTATTGCGCCAagtgtcctgttattatttacactttaattttctaataattcaacttggtttggtttaacacaagtgtaaataataacaggacactTGGCGCAATATTATAGGTGGCATTAAATTGGCAcagaaaacatgtcaccgatGATCCCAATTGACGGTGCATAGTTGATCCGACTTTCCACCATAGAAGCAACCATGGAATCATTAAATATAGTTGCAGAATACTACTCATTACCTTCCCCAGAATCAAAAGCAACTCCCAAAAGAAAAAGGCTACAATCTGATTGTTGATAAGTAAATCTGAGAAAAAGACGATACATCCGTTCATTCATTGGTGTAGCTGCAGGGGTGCTAGGCCTGTTTGTCATGGTTACACTTACCCCTGCAGCTGCAGTAGAAAAGGATGCATCGCCAGTTACCAAATGGTAAGAGACGGAGAACTTCACTTTGCCATCTGAGCCTCGCCCAGGATTTTGTAGGCAAGTGTTGTAAGAATATCACTGAATAATGTGGGGAAGAAATTTACCTCGGAATCTTCAAAGATCATGGGACTGTTTCTACCGGTTGTTATGACAATCTAGTGGGCATTGGAATAAAACGTCATGAAATTATTGTTTTGTCGTCTGTACAGCTTCTTCAGCCCAAACCCGCGAGAGATGATGCTGACAATATTTTGAAAACGAGTTTTATTGTTTGGAGCAAATGCGTTTACGCCTTGGCCCATGACGTCGAGGTCCCTGCGTCATCCCCATTTGCCGAATTCTGAGTACAGATCTATCTGCATCCATTTTCCTCttctccttttttatttttttattttttgtgtttctGTTTTAGTGATTAGTTGCTTATTGATGTACACTAATCCTATGACAGTGCAGATTAAATTTCAAGAACGTCTTTACCTTGTGATTGTGAGAGTAACACGAAGAAGATTTTCCTTCCATCaccaaacaaaaagaaaagaaaagagtaaTAGTAGAATCACACACACGTTAAAAGCTATATACACGTACAAAAATTCACAGCGTTACTTCATATTGAGTATTTATAAGACAGGGATTACAATCCTCTGCAATACCTCTTCCATCCAATTTCTCCGAGGGAGGGATGAGTATACCTAAAATTTAAGAATAAAGAAAGAGAATGACCAAGTTACTTTGTTTTTTCGGGAGATGATAACTATTGTATAACTTATTTATCCTAAACTACAGGAAGGGAGCGCGAGAACCTAAATAGGCTGTGTTTTGGGGCTAGCATGCACACAAATTTTACTAGATCAAGCGAGTAATTTGGTATAATCCTTGAATTCTTTTACTATAGGTAGGATTTAAACCTCCACCTATAATCTAAGAAAGGACTTAAGACCCTCCCGTGACCACTGAGCCAAGCTCAGCGGTTGAATGAACAAGTTACTTAGTTCTCCTGAAATATGATTAAAACTGGTTTGTGTCAAAATTACAACGTCTATAACTTTATAGTTTTCGTAAGCATTTCTAAATGTAAAAATTATGGTGCGCTCCAAATATTTATTTCGGGAATACGGATGAACGAATTACATGAAGAAAAGGGCAATCCAGAGCTAAGAAGCTTAAGCTGGAACTTGGGTGGGAGGAAGCAGCCACTTAGAAGCCTCGATGAATCCAAGAGTCAGAAAGGGTTTAACTTCTGCTTCAGTAAGCTTCTTGGTGAATGCAGCCCGGCTATTGTTTGTGTCTGAACCTGGTCCGGTGGAACTGAATTCTCCGAACAATACCGTCCTGCAATACACCATTGCCACCATTAGACAAatatccaagaaaacaaaaacaagaaaaggaataacTAATCAGTAACTCTCAGCCAacaatacacacacacacacacacacaaaagaaGCTGTCTTGATAAATCTTGAAAACCGAGTTCGCTGGCGTGTACTGTACATTAAATATGAATACAACTTACTTCTCAGTCTCCGGATGGGAGTTATTAGACCATCCGTCGGGGATTACCGCGTCGCTCATATCGGTGTAGGCAAACACGACCTTGCCATAAGGCATCCAAGTTCTGCCCAAGTAAGCAGTGCGACCTGTGCCAGTCACTTTGCAGTGGACAAATGAGTATCCTGTGTCTTCAGCATCGGTGTGCCTCGCCTGTGCGGTGATCCATGCCTGTTGGTCGCCTGGGATAACATGCAACTCAACATTCTGCAATATGAATCACATTCAAGATTTCATCCACAGCTTGTTCGCATTCTTCGAGAAAATGATCAGAAAAGAAGTAAAAGATGATGAATTGATCTTCTATTTTTACTAATATTTTACCAAGTAGATGGATTTTCCGTTGCCAAAAATGAAATCTACGGTGCCTTCGATGTAGCAATCCTTGAACAAGTGCTTTCCTTTGTCGTCGCAAAGGGTGTCTTGAAAACCAAGGAATTTGCAGTTGTAAAAGGAAGCCTTATCCCCTCCAATTCTCACAGCCAACGCCTGGGCTCCCTTCACGTCGCCGTTTGGCCTTGGTGCTGAGTTCTAGAGCAATTCGAAGCAACCCAAGATGTGATCGATCAGAAACAAGACcttcaaggaaaaagaaacaagaacaaCGCGTGCTGGCTATATATGTAGTTCGCTTACCGCAAGAATGAGGTTAGCGGCGTTGAAGTAATCAGATTCAACAATCAAGGTGGCACTTTCCACGGTTCCATACTTGGCCGCGTTACCATCAAACACTAGAGTAGGCATATTGTTTGGATCTCCAATTATTGTGATGAATGGCTTGTTACGTTCAATCTTGATTTTCTCTGTATAGTTTCCGGGGCCAAGTGAAATGATGACGCGGTTGGTATTGTCATTTGGGATGCTATTGATGGCATCGGCTATAGTCTTGAACTCACCGCTTCCGTCGCTCTTGAGCTTGATGATTCTGGGATTGGCTTCTGCAGCGACTAGTGCCGGGTCCAAAGTGTCTTTCCGGGATGCCAAAGGTTGCACATTTTGCTCAAACCAGCTATTCAATTGAGCCTTATCAGCGGGGGCAGGTACGGTATCATCTGAAAGAACAAGAGGAATGAAGAGAAGGGTTGAAAAAAGGATTGCTTTGTTCAAGGCCATGTCACCAATTTTGGTTTGTTTTTGACTTGCTAATTATGCTTTCTTGGAAGCCAGCAAGTGGCGAAGGTAAATGGAGGAAACCGGGCTGTTCTTATAGAGCGCGACGTGAAACCAGAGACACAGATGAACATGCGCCAGAGAGAAGTCATCGGAAAAGATTGTGGTTGTGTTTTTTTGTGGCTTAGAATCAATTTTTGTAATGACATGATGGCGCCTTTTATGAATTTGGAAAAATGCCAACCgtatttttttgagaaaaaaattaatttagtttCCGTTATTTTTCCACGTACACTAATTCTTGCGGTAAGCAGCTTTTCGTAGTGCTTTAGGTAGTTTGCCAGTAACAGTATCTTTCTCATTATTCGAGAAAGTCTTCATGCTATGCGTTTGCATTACATATCCTCAGCCCTTCTTTAGCAAGGCTCTAGAATGATTCAAAGACGTTATACACAGAAATCTATTTCCTGCCTGGCCAGATGAAATGTCAAGAAATTAACCATCTTCAAATTTTTAACACTTATCTCAACCTAGTTAAAAGTTGATGACTAATTAGTTGATCAATATTGTGAAAATCAAATGTCTCTCGGTGACAGTGTTGACATTATTTAATATCTTAGATATTTCTTCAGTCTACTTCAACTCTGGCAGGTataaaaagcaaataaatattAAGGTATCAAACTGGAAATTACTAAGTTTGGGCAAATATCTGACACTCTGCAAGCTATGTCTGCCTTGAGAGTCTTTTCCGCTTCCATTTCTGTTGGTCCTAACCTATGTTGTTTTCCTTTTACCTTTGGTGTGAGCTTGTTTGTAAATGGTAGTTGACAAGTATCTTTAGATTTTGGGATTGTCTATTTTCCTACTGTTTATGGAAAGACAGTAGTATTTCTTCAAACTATTTGAATATTtattgacttgtttctgattAGTTGggaggctttcttcttgtatcttTCAACGACTGATCTAGGTCTCCAATAGTTTTCGTTTGAGTGTCTATGAGATTATTTCATGAGAACGTAATACTGCATTATCTTAGGTAGGTTACAAGTTCACTACCaatatggaaaacaacttcgtTTTTATGACCATCGGTTGCTTGTATCCGCCAAGAGATTAATAGTCGAGCTTGTGCTGCATTTCTTTTTGGACCTTCAGCTGGTATGGTAAACTTCGCTGCATGTCTAATGCAGTCTTATGCATATTCACTAATAAAGTTGTGCTACATGTAGATGGATTGCACATTATCATGAACATGAAACTCTTGCAAGAGAATGAAGAGGAAAAGCTGTCAAAAGAGGAACAAGAGATGGCTTGGGACGTACTCAGGAGAACTTTTTTATGGGAGAAAGTGCAACCAGTTTGACCTGATGCATCTGCAATTGATCAGCAAGAGAAAGACGAATGAATTACAAATTTGCACATGAGCAGCAGACAGTACCTCGAGGAAACTGCATTTGATGAAAAACCAGCACGCAGAAACACAGTTCCCTCTGCTCCTGAAATCAATCTTGAAGCCACACCTTCACGCGCAAGAAACCGGATGATTACGAGAAAATGTACAAATCTCTCCCATCTGCTGACACTTCGAAGTCAGGGCACAAAAATGGGTTGCAGCACCGTCTGTGGAGAATGTGCACGGGAAAGTAGTTGGGAGGAGCGCAGCAAGACATCAGAAAAGTGATGCCGAGCACCACATTTTTGTTAATATTATATGGCATTTACTTATTTTAGATTTTCTGTGAAGGCCTAGGTGTACTGGAATTTATAGAGTATGTCTGTCTCTGAAGGTAGTGGTTCTAAATCAATTCTTGTAGGTTTTGGCCCAcatgaaattgaaaatgattaaaaaattataatacaacaaaattttattattttataaggttatgtgaaaggtcaaaatatttttcatagtattttaaagtatataaatacaaaaaaaaattttaattataaatataatcaTGTATTATACAAGTATATTATGAGTAAttactaactaaggtactaagttttaattattaataaaacattttattgttatttcaaataaacttcctagtATTGCTTTGGTATAAGtttttttaagcaaaatagTATATTTGTGCCATAAATTAGTCAGTTTTggtcattaatcaaatttattatGTTATAAGTAAGaattattatttatgtataaaaacttactattacttgaagtAAACTTACTTTCTCAAAAGTATGTTTGggatataaaataataatttatctctttaaaaagtaagtttaatatttattctAATTTACCTTTTAAAACACACAAGTTACTAATTATTATGATTAACTTACTATTTAAATGAGAAACTTACTTCCTTACTTTTAGGCATTATCCTATTTAGGTCAATGGGCCGGGTTTTATCCAGATCCAACCCAGACCCAATATATTTGGGTAGgatttggatttaatttcttaaatccAGACCCTACCCAGATCCAGACCCAGTGAGAGAGCCGTGACTCTAGGTAGGGTTTGGATTTCTAGAATCTATATTCAAATTTAGATTTATACCAGACCTTACCCAAACccatatttatttaattaaataatatatattagtaaatttataaaataatataatattttatgaCTATTGGATCAAATACAGTAAGATTTTATGGCATTAGAATCTGCATTTAGTATTGGCGGTTGGGTGATTGATGAGAGTTGTGCCTAATTGCTTTTAGATATggttgaaatattagtgattgcTGATAATTggattgaataaaaaaaatgagtaagtgtttataaattctcttattttgttatttatttgctATCGATTCTTAGTCAAAtgacttttatctcatttactATTTTAGTGCTGGATTGCGAGACAAATAAGAAAAAGAGGTataaatttacattttttttaataagactaaatatttatatatgttatggttgttttctttttttaaaaactagtcCTAGTTATCATTATAATTGATACAAACTTTTTcgagaaaaggagaaaaggtaaaggcaaacaaataaaatattggATGTGAATGCAGTTGAATCTTTGAAAATATATAGAAGTAGTCtataataattctttttttgaattcacaatattgcatttaatttgttgaatgttaattttattatttgaaaacaaaaattggatggtatttatattatttatgaaCTCTATGTAttttaaatacatttttacTTTAGTATGTTCAGAAAATACCCATAGATGCCCATTGGATACCCAAATTCATAAGGGTTTGGGTATGAACTTACTTTTTTGGACCCAAAGTATGGATCTGGGTTTGAGTATAACTAAATTAAATGGATCTGGGTCTGGATCAAAGGGATCAAACCCAAATCTTACCCATTGACATGCCTGGGTAGATAGGTCTAACTGGTAATTAAATGGTCGCTAAAAATATAATAACCTATTATATCAGGTAAAAACTATTTAGTTACCATAATGATAGTTACTACAGTATTTTCCTATACTTGCAGCAAATGGCAAATTTAGTCCGAGAAAATCAGCAAATTTGACCTATACTCGCACCAAATGGCAGTTCACAAGAAGAAAGCCGTGACACAGGTGCAAGGTAATGTAGTAGTGGAATCGTAAATGCATCAACATTTTATTTGTCACCTTTTAGTAGTAAGGAGGAAATTCAATGcatctattaaaaaaaaacatagaatACAAATCAACTTGGTAAACGccacaaaaaaattttcaaattttaacaaatgCAAGAGACCTTCACACAATGCACCTTCATGTGCTTCACCATGCAAGGTAGCACGCGTCACAACTGTCTGATTAATGTATCAGCACGTGTTACCTTCATGTGCTTCACCCTGAAATCACTTGCTTATATCTGCAGATACCTCTAACTCATGAGTATGCTTTAATTATCCCTGATTGCAGGTTCCTGGCATCTATTCCGCTGAAAGTCATACTTAGACATGTTTACTGAGAAATAAATTAGTGTGCTGACAGATTGACGAAATTGGGTACTCaacaaaatatgaattttgTGTGTTATGACAGTGTCCCTCATGTTTTGAAGAATCCAGTAGATGCAGATATTAAAGGAATTTGCTTCTCTCGTTTTGTACCTATAATTTAAGTTTTTTCAATATATAATCCCttttattaccaaaaaaaattatgcaaaAAAGTTAACTAATGTTGGCATAAAATTACACGAGGGACACATTTTCAAATCTCTTGTAAAttccaaggagaagaaaaaacaGAGCTTACCGTCAGAAAAGGAAAAGCACGGCCTTTCATTCactgtttttcattttctacctAATTGGAGGAAAGGGGAGGGACTAGAAAAGAGTAAATACAGGCCTTCCATATGTATTTAAAAATTCAACAGGCACAGCAAAAGCAAATAACAAAGCAAGTACTAATTTGTTGTCTAATTGATGGAAGTATTATAAGTAATTGTTTGTGAAACTGTTAACTATTACAAGTTACTGTTTGTTAAAACTGCGGTGTGTTTGGTTGATGCAAGGGACTACAACATTGACCTTGTATACATTTTACTGAGCAAACCAACATTTGTTACAACAATTTGCACTAGAAGTATCACTCCCAGTAAAAACTCCAAATTGGAcattctctctcttatttttttgtgtttccttgtttgtgtttgtgttttCTGTTTCAGTGATAAGTTGCTTATTGATGTACACTAATCCTATGACAGTGCAGATTAATTTTTAacgtcttcttttttttttgttaactaAAGAACCTGTAACCGCCATACGAGAATGCGTATCGGATAAACCCCTTTAAAAACGTCTTTACCTAGTGATTGGGAGAGTAACACGAAAAGATTTTCCTTCCatcaccaaaaaaaagaaaagaaaagaaaagagtaaTAGTAGGATCACACACACGTTAAAAGCTATATACACATACAAAAATTCACAGTGTACTTGATATTGAGTATTTATAAGACAGGGATTACACTCCTCTGCATTACCTCTTCCCTCCAATTTCTCCGAGGGAGGGATGAGTATACCTAAaattcaagaacaaagaaagagaATGACCaagtaatatatatttttttaagacGACAACTATTGTATAACCTATCTATTCTAAACTACAGGGACGGAGAGCTTAAAGAGACTGTATTTGGGGCTAGCAGACATACAGACCTTACTAAACCAAGAGAGCGTTTTGGCATAACTCCTGAGGATTTGAACCTTCACATACAACCTAAGGAAGGACTTAAAATCCTCTCTGGTTTAACTTTATAGTTTACTAGGAGATGTTCACCGTGCTCGCGCACGGTGATAAGTTGTAGGTATGCCCAGGTTGAAAGTAtagtaaatatttattttagaagAGATTTGTTGTACAGAGAACTTATTAAGCTtggttggaattttttttaattctatagGTTATTTTATATTTAAAGAGATAATCAGAACATTTAAAATTCCTGGTGTACACTAAGTatgcaaagaaaatgaatatgCTATACTTTAAAATGTCCACATGAGAAATTAATGCTATTCCAATGTAATGCATTCAGTTTCAGTTGGATTGatacaaatttttcttcttccccAAAAACAAAGACACCATTGTGAGTCTACAGGGAGAAGAAACTCTAAAGCATCATCCACTCAATTAAGTTAATAGCCAAAGCTGCTACATATTGACCCAAAGAATCCAGTATAAGCATCCTGACATCCTATACCTAATTGTAACAGAAGGAAAAAGAACAAGGCAAAGAGTCATAAATGCAAAAAACACAACTAAATAGCAACCTAGGCAAGAAGTAAATTATCAAAAGGACACCAAAGCTTTCACAGTACCCtttaattttccagttttgtgtGTGCATGTGAGAGAGAGCCAATAGTTAATAAAAACATTACAATGCAAGTTCGAAATCACTGTGGTAAGGAAAAATGACATAATCCAAATACATTTTCGTTTTCTTATCCTATAGCCTGTGATATGCACTCTGATTGCTTTTTAGCAGTGAGTGCAGAGGCATAGAGGCTAGAAAAATGAAATGTTTGTAGGCAACTTTTTCGGTAGGAGGGTTTTTCATTTGTTAAGTTTAAGCTAGTAACGAAAAAGGAGTTATGAAGGATGGAATAATACATGAGCAAAAATAGTCCTTATACTAAACGCTGAAAAAAGAAATACGGCGCAGGGAAATTTCTTATTTTGATAGATctaaattcactcatttttcaTGTTAGAGTACACATGGAAACTATGATACCATGAGAACTGCTTTTCGACACCATACTCATAAAAAATTAGAAC containing:
- the LOC140035806 gene encoding pectinesterase 1-like produces the protein MALNKAILFSTLLFIPLVLSDDTVPAPADKAQLNSWFEQNVQPLASRKDTLDPALVAAEANPRIIKLKSDGSGEFKTIADAINSIPNDNTNRVIISLGPGNYTEKIKIERNKPFITIIGDPNNMPTLVFDGNAAKYGTVESATLIVESDYFNAANLILANSAPRPNGDVKGAQALAVRIGGDKASFYNCKFLGFQDTLCDDKGKHLFKDCYIEGTVDFIFGNGKSIYLNVELHVIPGDQQAWITAQARHTDAEDTGYSFVHCKVTGTGRTAYLGRTWMPYGKVVFAYTDMSDAVIPDGWSNNSHPETEKTVLFGEFSSTGPGSDTNNSRAAFTKKLTEAEVKPFLTLGFIEASKWLLPPTQVPA